In one Rugosibacter aromaticivorans genomic region, the following are encoded:
- a CDS encoding ABC transporter permease subunit codes for MAWRRLPLVRNQGCFSLKERTRWCALFVEGDVMWQFMLSAGRAGLRSRSIQSILILGALLVGIAYLSASFSPRQPQTVALDVGFSGLRITLVLFSLFWVQELVAREIERRTVLFSLTYPVPRGRYIVGRYLGVLGLLALAALLLGLLLWVVVLSLGKGYAQGFPVVLGLPYWSTVAGLWVDAAVVAAFALWVSTFSTVPMLPLALGLAFAVGGKSLGAVAEYLARGADGDPALMRFAPIIDAIQWVLPDLSRLDFRAWPMYDLAPASQAVGLGLLMATSYAALLLTLAVMTFTRRDFE; via the coding sequence ATGGCTTGGCGACGACTGCCGCTGGTTCGTAATCAAGGCTGTTTTTCTTTAAAAGAGCGCACCCGCTGGTGCGCTCTTTTTGTTGAGGGTGACGTCATGTGGCAGTTCATGCTCTCCGCCGGACGTGCCGGGCTGCGTAGCCGGAGTATTCAGTCCATCCTGATCCTCGGTGCCTTGCTCGTCGGCATTGCTTATCTTTCTGCGTCGTTTTCTCCGCGCCAGCCACAGACGGTGGCGCTGGATGTGGGTTTCTCCGGCCTGCGCATCACGCTGGTTTTATTTTCGCTATTCTGGGTGCAAGAGCTGGTCGCGCGTGAAATCGAACGGCGCACGGTGTTGTTTTCACTCACTTACCCAGTGCCTCGTGGCCGCTATATTGTCGGCCGCTATCTGGGCGTATTGGGGCTGCTTGCCCTGGCGGCTTTGTTGCTCGGGCTGTTGCTCTGGGTGGTGGTGCTGAGTCTGGGCAAAGGTTACGCGCAGGGTTTTCCCGTAGTTCTTGGTTTGCCCTACTGGAGCACCGTGGCAGGGTTGTGGGTTGATGCGGCGGTGGTTGCAGCCTTTGCGCTGTGGGTTTCCACGTTTTCTACCGTGCCGATGCTGCCCTTGGCGCTTGGTTTGGCGTTTGCTGTGGGTGGCAAAAGCCTGGGCGCAGTGGCTGAGTATCTGGCCAGGGGTGCGGATGGCGACCCGGCGCTGATGCGTTTTGCGCCGATCATTGATGCGATTCAATGGGTGCTGCCTGATTTATCGCGGCTGGATTTTCGGGCATGGCCGATGTATGACCTGGCACCGGCGAGCCAGGCGGTCGGGCTGGGTTTATTGATGGCAACGAGCTATGCGGCGCTACTGCTCACCCTGGCGGTGATGACTTTCACCCGCCGGGATTTTGAATAA
- a CDS encoding HD family phosphohydrolase → MKKNDKLFSRLEQLNVIGASLSKEHDTHRLIEAILVASKTITRADGGTLYLLTADRSALRFEIMRTDSLNISMGGTTGQPVTFPDLPLINSKGQPNTSMVAACAAIQGRTINIADAYMEEGFDFSGTRAFDEQTGYRSQSFLTVPMVNHEDELIGVLQLINAFDPVKREVISFSAADQSLAESLASQAAIALTNRQLIDQLEQLFESFINLINLAIDEKSPYTGGHCQRVPELTMMLAEAVEATTTGPLAAFAMTTADKHELKIAGLLHDCGKVTTPVHVVDKATKLQTLFDRIHLVDTRFEVLKRDAEIAALRQQLALRTKTDASAEVRVQNALAEQLRVLDADRDFLRQANIGSESMAASDQQRVRTIGTERQWRNVDGVQTEFLTAEEMENLTIRSGTLTQKERETINYHIVATNKMLEQLPWPKHLKRVPEYAGGHHERMDGKGYPKGLTREQMSIQARIMGIADIFEALTARDRPYKNGMKLSQAMKILADFKKNGHIDPDLFDIFVKQGVYQQYAERFLNPEQVDAVNEAELFM, encoded by the coding sequence ATGAAAAAAAACGATAAACTTTTTTCGCGCCTCGAGCAGCTCAACGTCATTGGTGCTTCGTTGTCCAAAGAGCACGATACGCATCGCCTGATTGAGGCCATCTTGGTTGCCTCAAAAACCATCACCCGTGCGGATGGCGGCACGCTTTATCTCTTGACGGCAGATCGATCAGCCTTGCGTTTCGAGATTATGCGCACTGATTCATTAAACATTTCGATGGGTGGCACGACAGGACAGCCGGTTACCTTTCCTGATCTGCCGCTCATTAACAGTAAAGGCCAGCCCAATACCTCGATGGTAGCCGCCTGTGCTGCAATCCAGGGCAGAACGATCAATATCGCTGATGCGTATATGGAAGAAGGCTTTGATTTTTCCGGCACACGAGCGTTTGACGAGCAGACAGGCTATCGCTCGCAATCTTTCCTTACGGTACCGATGGTCAATCATGAGGATGAGCTCATTGGTGTGCTGCAACTGATTAATGCGTTTGATCCGGTCAAAAGAGAAGTTATTTCTTTTTCTGCAGCCGATCAAAGCCTGGCCGAGTCACTTGCTTCGCAAGCGGCGATTGCACTCACCAATCGGCAGTTGATCGATCAACTTGAGCAACTGTTCGAATCTTTTATCAATCTTATTAATCTGGCTATTGATGAGAAGTCGCCCTACACCGGCGGCCATTGTCAGCGCGTCCCGGAGCTCACCATGATGTTGGCTGAGGCTGTCGAAGCAACAACAACCGGCCCGCTGGCTGCATTTGCCATGACGACAGCCGATAAGCATGAGCTCAAAATCGCCGGATTGTTGCATGATTGCGGCAAAGTCACCACGCCGGTCCATGTGGTTGATAAAGCCACCAAACTGCAAACACTCTTTGACCGCATCCATCTGGTCGATACGCGTTTTGAAGTATTAAAGCGCGATGCTGAAATTGCTGCCTTGCGTCAGCAATTAGCCTTGCGTACCAAAACCGATGCATCAGCCGAAGTGCGCGTGCAAAACGCGTTGGCCGAACAGTTGCGTGTGCTGGACGCAGACCGTGATTTCCTGCGCCAGGCGAACATTGGCAGCGAATCCATGGCCGCCAGCGATCAACAGCGTGTGCGTACCATCGGCACCGAGCGGCAATGGCGCAATGTGGATGGCGTGCAAACGGAATTTCTCACGGCGGAAGAAATGGAAAATCTCACCATTCGCTCTGGCACGCTGACGCAAAAAGAACGCGAAACCATCAACTATCACATCGTCGCCACCAACAAGATGCTGGAGCAATTACCCTGGCCCAAGCATTTGAAACGCGTACCCGAATACGCCGGTGGCCATCATGAGCGCATGGACGGTAAGGGCTATCCCAAGGGTCTCACCCGTGAGCAAATGTCAATCCAGGCACGCATCATGGGTATTGCCGATATTTTCGAGGCACTCACCGCGCGTGACCGGCCCTACAAGAATGGCATGAAGCTCTCACAAGCGATGAAGATTCTTGCCGATTTCAAGAAGAATGGCCACATTGACCCGGACCTCTTTGATATTTTTGTCAAGCAAGGGGTTTATCAACAGTATGCCGAACGGTTTCTCAATCCTGAACAAGTCGACGCAGTGAATGAGGCCGAGTTGTTTATGTAA
- a CDS encoding GspE/PulE family protein: MNALSNSKGDNSVTDSEIRLAFLKNLQTVTNRIHATSNIDELMLELSADVCGLFNADRLTIYAVGEDKASIVSKVKTGLNTLKALRLPISEQSVAGHVALSRSLVNIQDVYDEAELTAISPPLRFLKEVDKRTGYRTRQMLVAPIIDVPSNDLIGVVQILNTKDGKPFSRIAEEGIKSLCETLAIAFSQRNKLVREVKTKYDFLIADAVISAQELELAQRTARRKNLDLEEVLINEFQVKSGALGVALAKFFGVPYEPFRSDRIKPIDLLKNLKWEYLQQNQWAPVEEGPEGIVVVCTDPEQVMGARVVKNIFPRSKITYRVTSHHEFRQTLDQLFGNSGVPGFTDDSSVGDMLATLDQDELEAEGGGAEISAAADNELVKLVNKIIIDAYQQGASDIHIEPGLGKDKVLIRFRKDGTLVKYIEVPASYRSAMVARLKIMCDLDIAERRKPQDGKIKFKKYGPLDIELRVATIPSTGGVEDVVMRILAGGEPIPLDKLGVLPTNLEKLKATIAKPYGLFFVCGPTGSGKTTTLHSVLGYLNTVDTKIWTAEDPVEITQKGLRQVQVNKKVMDFPTVMKAFLRADPDIIMVGEMRDAETTSIGIEASLTGHLVFATLHTNSAPESIIRLLDMGMDPFNFSDALLGILAQRLAKRLCKCKEAYVPEPDEVRLFMTEYCTELMNTDAFKTDFQAAYDATLARLIHDYGKDGHLVFYRAKGCDTCGGTGYKGRAGLHELMIGTEPLKKLIQEHARVTQLFAQALDDGMLTLKMDGLEKALQGVTDVKQVRAVCIK; the protein is encoded by the coding sequence ATGAATGCCCTATCGAATAGCAAAGGTGACAATTCCGTCACTGACAGTGAAATCCGCCTGGCTTTTTTAAAAAATCTGCAGACGGTTACCAACAGAATTCACGCGACATCGAATATTGATGAACTCATGCTCGAGCTTTCAGCCGATGTATGTGGCTTATTTAATGCGGATCGCCTGACAATTTATGCTGTTGGCGAAGATAAGGCATCGATTGTCTCGAAAGTAAAAACAGGGCTGAATACATTAAAAGCTTTGCGTCTTCCCATTTCTGAACAAAGTGTTGCTGGACATGTTGCGCTTTCAAGAAGCCTCGTGAATATTCAAGATGTGTATGACGAAGCCGAGCTCACAGCGATCAGTCCACCGCTCCGGTTTTTAAAGGAGGTCGATAAACGTACAGGTTATCGTACCCGGCAGATGCTTGTCGCACCCATCATTGATGTACCAAGCAATGATCTGATTGGTGTGGTGCAGATACTTAATACCAAGGATGGAAAGCCTTTCTCAAGGATAGCCGAGGAGGGTATTAAGAGTCTATGTGAAACCCTCGCAATTGCGTTTTCCCAGCGCAACAAGTTAGTTCGGGAGGTAAAAACAAAATATGATTTTCTGATCGCCGATGCGGTGATTTCTGCACAAGAGCTTGAATTGGCGCAGCGTACTGCCCGGCGCAAGAATCTTGATCTGGAAGAAGTGCTGATCAATGAGTTTCAGGTTAAGTCAGGTGCGCTGGGCGTTGCGCTGGCAAAGTTCTTTGGTGTGCCTTACGAACCATTCAGAAGCGATCGCATCAAGCCCATAGATTTGCTCAAAAATCTAAAATGGGAATACCTGCAGCAAAATCAGTGGGCACCTGTTGAAGAGGGGCCGGAAGGTATTGTGGTTGTCTGCACTGACCCTGAACAGGTAATGGGCGCACGGGTTGTAAAGAATATTTTCCCGCGTAGCAAGATCACCTATCGTGTTACCTCACATCACGAATTCCGACAAACCCTTGATCAGCTATTTGGTAATAGTGGGGTGCCTGGTTTTACCGACGATAGTTCGGTTGGCGATATGCTGGCTACGCTCGACCAGGATGAATTGGAGGCCGAAGGCGGGGGTGCCGAAATCTCTGCGGCGGCTGACAATGAACTTGTCAAACTGGTCAATAAAATTATTATCGACGCCTACCAGCAGGGCGCATCAGACATCCACATTGAGCCTGGCCTGGGCAAGGACAAAGTGCTGATTCGTTTTCGCAAGGATGGTACGTTGGTTAAATACATCGAAGTGCCTGCCAGTTACCGCAGTGCCATGGTCGCGCGTTTGAAAATCATGTGCGACCTCGATATTGCCGAACGTCGCAAGCCGCAAGATGGCAAGATCAAGTTCAAAAAATATGGTCCGCTGGATATTGAGCTGCGGGTGGCAACGATTCCTTCTACAGGAGGCGTTGAAGATGTGGTGATGCGGATTCTTGCCGGAGGTGAGCCCATCCCGCTCGACAAACTGGGTGTCCTGCCAACCAATCTGGAAAAACTCAAAGCGACCATCGCCAAGCCCTATGGCCTATTTTTTGTATGCGGCCCGACAGGTTCAGGAAAAACCACCACACTGCACTCGGTGTTGGGTTACTTGAATACAGTTGACACCAAAATCTGGACTGCTGAAGATCCAGTGGAGATCACGCAGAAAGGTTTGCGCCAGGTGCAGGTGAACAAGAAAGTGATGGATTTTCCCACGGTGATGAAGGCTTTCTTGCGTGCTGACCCGGATATCATTATGGTCGGTGAAATGCGTGATGCTGAAACCACCAGCATCGGTATTGAAGCTTCGCTTACCGGCCATTTGGTGTTTGCTACGCTGCACACCAACAGCGCGCCAGAATCCATCATCCGTCTGCTCGATATGGGTATGGATCCGTTTAACTTCTCTGATGCCTTGCTTGGCATTCTTGCGCAAAGGCTGGCCAAACGGCTTTGCAAGTGCAAAGAGGCGTACGTCCCCGAGCCAGATGAGGTCAGGCTGTTCATGACCGAATACTGCACTGAGTTGATGAATACCGACGCCTTCAAAACAGATTTTCAAGCGGCCTATGATGCGACCTTAGCGCGTCTGATCCATGATTATGGCAAGGACGGGCATCTTGTTTTCTATCGCGCCAAAGGATGTGATACTTGTGGTGGCACGGGTTACAAGGGACGCGCGGGTTTACATGAGCTGATGATAGGCACCGAGCCTTTGAAAAAACTGATTCAAGAGCATGCACGCGTCACTCAGTTATTTGCGCAAGCGCTTGACGACGGCATGCTGACGTTGAAAATGGATGGTCTGGAAAAAGCGCTGCAAGGCGTGACTGACGTCAAGCAGGTACGTGCGGTATGCATCAAATAA
- a CDS encoding 3',5'-cyclic-nucleotide phosphodiesterase gives MKIRVLGCSGGIGGHHLRTTSFLVDHDILIDAGTGVGDLSIAELRQIDHVFITHSHLDHVTSLAFIVDAVGDMRDRPLIVHATEATIRILREHIFNWLIWPDFSQTPHNKPFLAYSPIHVAETVTVDSRMITALPAHHTVPAVGYQLDSGSASLVFSGDTGPCPEFWEAVNKIQNLRYLLIECAFPDQEKELAVQSLHLCPSLLMKELAQWQHEAEVFVTHLKPGQIEMTMQELATYSGAYHLRILQGHQVFDL, from the coding sequence ATGAAAATACGTGTGCTCGGCTGTAGCGGAGGCATTGGTGGCCACCATTTACGTACAACGTCATTTTTGGTTGATCACGACATCCTGATTGACGCGGGCACTGGTGTGGGTGATTTATCCATTGCTGAGTTAAGGCAAATTGATCATGTGTTTATTACGCATTCTCACTTGGACCATGTGACATCGTTAGCTTTCATTGTCGATGCTGTCGGTGATATGCGAGATCGACCGCTGATCGTTCATGCGACCGAAGCCACGATTCGCATTCTGCGCGAGCATATTTTCAACTGGTTGATTTGGCCAGATTTTAGTCAGACACCACATAACAAGCCATTTCTTGCTTACTCGCCTATTCATGTGGCAGAAACGGTTACGGTCGATAGTCGGATGATCACCGCGCTCCCTGCCCACCATACCGTGCCTGCTGTGGGATACCAGCTAGATTCTGGCAGCGCAAGTCTGGTTTTTTCGGGTGATACCGGCCCTTGCCCTGAGTTTTGGGAGGCGGTGAATAAAATTCAAAACCTGCGCTATTTACTTATCGAATGCGCTTTCCCTGATCAAGAAAAAGAGCTTGCCGTTCAATCGTTGCATCTTTGCCCTAGCTTGCTGATGAAAGAGTTAGCTCAGTGGCAGCATGAAGCAGAAGTTTTTGTTACTCACCTGAAACCTGGGCAAATCGAGATGACCATGCAGGAGTTAGCGACTTATAGCGGTGCATATCATTTACGTATTTTGCAGGGTCATCAAGTATTTGATTTATGA